The Sphingosinicella humi genome has a window encoding:
- the odhB gene encoding 2-oxoglutarate dehydrogenase complex dihydrolipoyllysine-residue succinyltransferase: MATDVVVPTLGESITEATLGQWLKKPGDPVQADEPVASLETDKVAVEVPSPVAGTMGEQVVAEGDTVEVGALIARIEEGAGAPAKAAAETAGAVNPAGPGETPMPKEDEAAPHAEEAGEAGPLTLSPAVRRVVLEHGLDPSKIKGTGKDGRLTKDDVLAAAKAEKAEAAAPAPAPQQQARPAATGERREERVRMTRLRQTIAKRLKEAQDTAALLTTFNDVDMTAVMEARSRYKDLFEKKHGIRLGFMGFFVKAACLALKDIPSVNASIEGDEIVYRDYVDVSIAVSAPNGLVVPVLRDAQALSFAAIEKTIADFGKRAKDGTLTLEDMKGGTFTISNGGVFGSLLSTPIINPPQSAVLGMHRIEERPVVVDGQIVARPMMYLALSYDHRLIDGREAVTFLVRMKEALEDPTRLLIDL; encoded by the coding sequence ATGGCTACCGACGTAGTTGTCCCCACGCTGGGCGAATCCATCACCGAAGCGACTCTCGGTCAGTGGCTGAAGAAGCCGGGCGATCCGGTGCAGGCCGACGAACCCGTTGCGAGCCTGGAGACCGACAAGGTGGCGGTCGAGGTTCCCTCGCCCGTGGCCGGGACGATGGGCGAGCAGGTGGTGGCCGAAGGCGATACCGTAGAGGTCGGCGCGCTGATCGCCCGTATCGAAGAGGGCGCGGGCGCTCCGGCGAAGGCAGCCGCCGAAACGGCGGGCGCGGTCAACCCCGCGGGCCCCGGCGAAACGCCCATGCCGAAGGAGGACGAGGCTGCGCCCCATGCCGAGGAGGCGGGCGAGGCCGGGCCGCTGACCCTCTCGCCGGCGGTGCGCCGCGTCGTTCTGGAGCACGGCCTCGACCCCTCCAAGATCAAGGGCACGGGCAAGGACGGCCGCCTCACCAAGGACGATGTCCTCGCCGCCGCCAAGGCGGAGAAGGCCGAAGCCGCGGCGCCGGCCCCAGCTCCGCAGCAGCAGGCTCGGCCAGCCGCGACGGGCGAGCGCCGCGAGGAGCGGGTGCGGATGACGCGCCTCCGCCAGACCATCGCCAAGCGCCTCAAGGAAGCCCAGGACACGGCGGCGCTCCTCACCACCTTCAACGACGTCGACATGACGGCCGTCATGGAGGCGCGGAGCCGCTACAAGGATCTGTTCGAGAAGAAGCACGGCATCCGCCTCGGCTTCATGGGCTTCTTCGTGAAGGCGGCCTGCCTGGCGCTGAAGGACATCCCGTCGGTCAACGCCTCGATCGAAGGCGACGAGATCGTCTATCGCGACTATGTCGACGTCTCGATCGCCGTCTCCGCCCCGAACGGGCTGGTCGTGCCGGTCCTGCGCGACGCCCAGGCGCTGTCCTTCGCCGCGATCGAGAAGACGATCGCCGATTTCGGCAAGCGCGCCAAGGACGGCACGCTCACTTTGGAGGACATGAAGGGCGGCACCTTCACCATCTCCAATGGCGGCGTGTTCGGCTCACTGCTCTCCACCCCCATCATCAACCCGCCCCAGTCGGCGGTGCTCGGCATGCACCGGATCGAGGAGCGGCCGGTGGTCGTGGACGGACAGATCGTCGCCCGCCCGATGATGTATCTCGCGCTGAGCTACGATCACCGTCTGATCGACGGCCGCGAGGCGGTCACCTTCCTGGTGCGGATGAAGGAAGCCTTGGAAGACCCGACGCGGCTTCTGATCGATCTTTAG
- the lpdA gene encoding dihydrolipoyl dehydrogenase has protein sequence MAEFDFDVLVIGAGPGGYVAAIRAAQLGLKTACAESRETLGGTCLNVGCIPSKALLHASELYEEAAHGTLAKWGVKTGGVELDLDAMHGTRLEAIKGLTGGIEFLFKKNKVEWLKGHAAFTGKDSVKVGDREVRAKNIVIATGSSVTPLPGVEIDHDAIVDSTSALELKKVPGHMVVIGGGVIGLELGSVWRRLGAKVTVVEFLDQILPGMDGEVRKEAARIFKKQGFDIKTGTKVTKAERKGDGVVLTVEPAKGGEATTIEADTVLVSIGRRPNTDGLALDKAGLQTNNRGQVEIDHDFRTKVPGIWAIGDVAPGPMLAHKAEDEGIAVAENIAGLTGIVNHDVIPSVVYTMPEIAGVGLTEEEAKERGEVNVGKFPMMANSRAKTNREPDGFVKVVADAKTDRVLGVHIVASVAGTMIAQAAQAMEFGATSEDIAYTCHAHPTHSEAVKEAAMAVTGKPIHI, from the coding sequence ATGGCTGAATTCGACTTTGACGTTCTGGTGATCGGCGCCGGCCCCGGCGGCTATGTCGCGGCGATTCGCGCCGCGCAGCTCGGCCTCAAGACCGCGTGCGCCGAGAGCCGCGAGACCTTGGGCGGCACCTGCCTCAACGTCGGCTGCATTCCGTCAAAGGCGCTTCTTCATGCTTCCGAGCTCTATGAGGAAGCGGCGCACGGCACCCTCGCCAAATGGGGCGTGAAGACCGGCGGGGTCGAGCTCGACCTCGACGCCATGCACGGCACGCGCCTCGAAGCGATCAAGGGCCTGACCGGCGGCATCGAGTTCCTGTTCAAGAAGAACAAAGTCGAATGGTTGAAGGGCCACGCCGCCTTCACCGGCAAGGACAGCGTGAAAGTCGGCGATCGCGAGGTGCGCGCGAAGAACATCGTCATCGCCACCGGCTCGTCGGTGACGCCGCTCCCGGGCGTCGAGATCGACCATGACGCGATCGTCGATTCGACCAGCGCGCTGGAGCTGAAGAAGGTGCCCGGCCACATGGTCGTGATCGGCGGGGGCGTCATCGGGCTGGAGCTCGGTTCGGTCTGGCGGCGTCTCGGCGCTAAGGTCACCGTCGTCGAGTTCCTCGACCAGATCCTGCCCGGCATGGACGGGGAAGTCCGCAAGGAAGCGGCCAGGATCTTCAAGAAGCAGGGCTTCGACATCAAGACCGGCACCAAGGTCACCAAGGCGGAGCGCAAGGGCGATGGCGTGGTGCTGACGGTCGAGCCGGCGAAGGGCGGCGAGGCCACGACGATCGAGGCCGACACCGTGCTCGTCTCGATCGGCCGCCGCCCCAACACCGACGGGCTGGCGCTCGATAAAGCGGGCCTACAGACGAACAATCGCGGCCAGGTCGAGATCGACCATGATTTCCGCACTAAGGTGCCGGGCATCTGGGCGATCGGCGACGTCGCGCCCGGCCCGATGCTCGCCCACAAGGCCGAGGATGAAGGCATCGCCGTCGCGGAGAATATCGCGGGCCTCACCGGCATCGTGAACCACGACGTGATCCCCAGCGTCGTCTATACGATGCCCGAAATCGCCGGCGTCGGCCTCACCGAAGAGGAGGCGAAGGAGCGGGGCGAGGTGAACGTCGGCAAGTTCCCGATGATGGCGAACAGCCGCGCCAAGACCAATCGCGAGCCCGACGGCTTCGTGAAGGTCGTCGCCGATGCGAAGACCGACCGCGTGCTCGGCGTCCACATCGTCGCCTCGGTCGCGGGCACCATGATCGCCCAGGCTGCCCAGGCGATGGAATTCGGCGCCACGTCCGAGGACATTGCCTACACCTGCCACGCCCATCCGACCCACTCGGAAGCGGTCAAGGAAGCGGCGATGGCCGTCACCGGCAAGCCGATCCACATCTGA